The Yoonia sp. SS1-5 genome contains a region encoding:
- a CDS encoding anti-sigma factor domain-containing protein, giving the protein MSDQQDISEDEALAAEYVLRLLDADAERAFELRLQAEPDLRARVHFWEGGFAALTNDIREEVPSPSVKAKLVAEVSGEKTSSRRGWGWSWLAFPALTAVALAAFLAFGPMLRGPAFDPTLHATLISEDGAIHIEAGYAPDGNLFKVIPEQGAPAAGRVFELWVISAETQAPVSLGVIPADRESLFEITPEIAVLMDGGTLAVSDEPEGGSPTGAPTGAILATDEFFDADLFQAG; this is encoded by the coding sequence ATGAGCGATCAACAGGACATATCGGAAGACGAGGCGCTTGCCGCCGAATACGTCTTGCGCCTGCTGGACGCGGACGCGGAGCGGGCTTTTGAATTGCGACTTCAGGCCGAACCTGATCTTCGTGCGCGTGTACACTTCTGGGAGGGCGGATTTGCGGCCCTGACCAATGATATACGCGAAGAAGTGCCATCGCCGTCTGTCAAGGCGAAGCTGGTAGCAGAAGTAAGTGGTGAGAAAACAAGCTCCAGACGCGGATGGGGCTGGAGCTGGCTGGCCTTCCCAGCACTCACCGCCGTGGCCCTTGCCGCATTTCTCGCCTTTGGTCCCATGCTACGCGGCCCGGCATTCGATCCAACGCTTCATGCGACGCTGATCTCCGAAGATGGCGCGATACATATCGAGGCGGGCTACGCCCCAGACGGCAACTTGTTCAAGGTGATACCTGAACAAGGTGCGCCAGCGGCGGGCCGGGTTTTTGAGCTGTGGGTAATCAGCGCGGAGACACAAGCACCCGTTTCACTGGGTGTGATTCCGGCAGATCGCGAAAGTCTGTTCGAAATTACGCCCGAGATTGCAGTCTTGATGGATGGCGGAACACTTGCCGTCTCGGATGAACCCGAAGGCGGCTCGCCCACCGGCGCGCCCACCGGGGCTATTCTTGCGACCGACGAATTCTTTGACGCCGACTTATTTCAGGCGGGCTGA
- a CDS encoding sigma-70 family RNA polymerase sigma factor — MTDRKDIEELIGKIALGDRIALAALYDATSGKLFSVCLRVLKNRSEAEDALQDVYLRIWAKADRYAVTGHSPMTWLITVARNLSIDRLRARNSNNVDLDSVGELVEKSPGPEAASIAASDQRRISACFEELPPDRADAVRAAYLDGATYQALADRFDVPLNTMRTWLRRSLITLKECLSR; from the coding sequence ATGACGGATCGCAAGGACATTGAAGAGCTGATCGGCAAGATCGCCCTTGGCGACCGCATTGCGCTGGCCGCGCTTTACGATGCGACGAGCGGGAAACTCTTCAGTGTCTGCCTGCGTGTCTTGAAGAACAGATCAGAAGCCGAGGATGCGCTGCAGGATGTCTATCTTCGGATTTGGGCGAAGGCCGACAGATATGCGGTGACCGGTCATTCGCCGATGACATGGCTCATCACGGTTGCGCGAAACCTGTCGATTGATCGGCTGCGCGCCAGGAACAGCAATAATGTTGACCTCGACAGCGTTGGTGAGCTTGTCGAAAAGAGCCCCGGACCCGAGGCCGCAAGTATTGCTGCGTCAGATCAGCGCCGGATCAGCGCCTGTTTCGAGGAACTGCCGCCGGATCGTGCCGATGCCGTCCGTGCCGCCTATCTTGACGGCGCAACTTACCAAGCGCTTGCGGACCGCTTTGATGTGCCGCTGAACACCATGCGAACCTGGCTGCGCCGCAGCCTGATAACTTTGAAGGAGTGCTTGTCGCGATGA
- a CDS encoding DUF4394 domain-containing protein: protein MKTQAFATSLIALAASPAFAAGHAPMSGYALVNDGATLVVMSDLSAPGDVMTYDLASPLKAIAWRPVTGELLGFSDGMIAAIDPMSGEMTDLGASFMEDAMIGEGKMVAFDFNNKIDAVRAVTSAGDNLVYFPDGFGDNDERAGSVRRFTDLAYADGDAMSGTTPMIFANAYTNAINGETAGETFQYALDAETDALVSLANNAGTLETIAKITVDGAAVDLAPMGGFDIVSAAEGENMAFAILQMEGAASAGLYEIDLETGAAAMKADLGMGGVTGFAASIGM from the coding sequence ATGAAAACCCAAGCTTTTGCAACATCACTGATCGCCCTTGCGGCCAGCCCGGCATTTGCCGCAGGTCATGCGCCCATGTCTGGCTATGCTCTTGTCAATGACGGTGCAACGCTCGTTGTGATGAGCGACCTAAGCGCCCCCGGCGACGTGATGACCTACGATCTGGCATCCCCGCTGAAGGCGATTGCCTGGCGTCCGGTGACCGGCGAACTTCTTGGCTTCTCTGACGGCATGATCGCGGCAATTGATCCGATGTCGGGCGAGATGACCGATCTGGGCGCGTCGTTCATGGAAGATGCGATGATCGGCGAAGGCAAGATGGTCGCGTTTGATTTCAACAACAAGATCGACGCTGTGCGCGCCGTCACATCTGCGGGCGATAATCTTGTCTATTTCCCTGACGGCTTTGGCGACAATGATGAGCGTGCAGGTTCCGTGCGCCGCTTTACTGACTTGGCCTATGCGGACGGTGACGCGATGAGCGGCACGACACCAATGATCTTTGCCAACGCCTACACGAACGCCATCAACGGCGAGACTGCGGGCGAGACATTCCAATACGCGCTTGATGCTGAAACCGACGCCCTTGTCAGTTTGGCCAACAACGCAGGCACCCTGGAAACCATCGCCAAGATCACCGTTGACGGCGCAGCTGTCGACCTGGCCCCGATGGGTGGCTTCGACATCGTCTCGGCCGCGGAAGGCGAGAATATGGCGTTTGCAATTCTGCAAATGGAAGGCGCTGCGTCAGCGGGGCTCTATGAAATCGACCTCGAAACGGGCGCGGCCGCGATGAAAGCAGATCTCGGGATGGGCGGCGTGACGGGCTTTGCGGCGTCGATCGGCATGTAA
- a CDS encoding plastocyanin/azurin family copper-binding protein, translating into MTKLTRRDTFRLGAALAALPLTATVARADGHATTHIVVIKDFAFTPADIQINAGDSITWVNQDTARHSATDLNGAFDTGLLSQGQEVTMTFAGAGRFEYRCTPHAKMRGTITIS; encoded by the coding sequence ATGACCAAGCTAACCCGCCGTGACACGTTTCGCCTTGGTGCAGCCCTTGCTGCACTGCCATTGACCGCGACGGTCGCGCGCGCCGATGGACATGCCACGACCCATATCGTGGTGATCAAAGATTTCGCATTTACGCCGGCGGACATTCAAATCAACGCTGGCGACTCGATCACATGGGTCAACCAGGACACCGCCCGTCACTCTGCGACCGACCTGAACGGCGCGTTTGACACGGGTCTGCTCAGCCAAGGCCAAGAAGTCACGATGACCTTTGCCGGCGCCGGCAGGTTTGAGTATCGCTGCACACCGCACGCAAAAATGCGCGGTACGATTACGATTTCCTAG
- a CDS encoding FAD:protein FMN transferase: protein MTLSRRRFLTISAAAAAMPASVTAQQWQGHALGAEVSLTINAPADIAALALSRARRALADIEGLFSLYDPHSDLVALNSRGRQVGPDPRFVALLRTAARGYHATQGLFDPTVQPLWLAQAAGENTDAAAALIGWDRVHVANDLIMLGEGQALTLNGIAQGYATDLITDVLADLGLTDMLVHIGEHRGLGGPWRLGINDPVHGYMGLRTLTSGAIATSSPTAQTVGAGSHIVHARAVPQWSTVSVEATTAAMADCLSTALCLAPISLVRDVRQMPEVQRITLVDFEGNLRSL from the coding sequence ATGACGCTAAGCCGCCGCCGTTTCCTGACGATCAGCGCCGCGGCTGCGGCCATGCCGGCCAGCGTGACAGCGCAGCAGTGGCAAGGTCATGCGCTGGGTGCAGAGGTCAGCCTGACCATCAACGCACCAGCAGATATTGCCGCGTTGGCGCTGTCGCGCGCGCGCCGCGCCCTTGCAGATATCGAAGGGCTTTTCAGCTTATATGACCCACACTCTGATCTGGTGGCGTTGAACAGCCGCGGCAGGCAAGTGGGGCCTGATCCCCGATTTGTGGCGCTACTGCGGACCGCCGCGCGCGGATATCACGCAACGCAGGGGCTTTTTGACCCGACCGTGCAGCCACTATGGCTGGCGCAGGCTGCAGGCGAAAATACCGACGCCGCTGCGGCGCTGATTGGTTGGGACCGTGTGCATGTCGCGAACGATCTGATTATGTTGGGTGAGGGTCAGGCGTTAACGCTGAACGGGATTGCGCAGGGATACGCGACGGACCTGATCACCGACGTGCTTGCCGATCTGGGGCTGACGGACATGCTGGTCCATATTGGTGAGCATCGCGGCCTTGGCGGCCCCTGGCGGCTGGGTATCAACGACCCGGTACACGGCTATATGGGCTTGCGCACATTGACGAGCGGGGCCATCGCCACATCCAGCCCGACCGCGCAAACGGTGGGTGCTGGCAGCCATATCGTCCACGCTCGGGCTGTCCCGCAATGGTCGACCGTTTCGGTCGAGGCCACAACAGCAGCCATGGCGGATTGCCTGTCGACGGCCCTGTGCCTTGCGCCGATATCGTTGGTCCGTGACGTCCGGCAGATGCCCGAGGTTCAGCGGATTACGCTTGTGGATTTCGAAGGTAATCTGCGCAGCCTCTAG